A genomic stretch from Dyella sp. M7H15-1 includes:
- the pdsR gene encoding proteobacterial dedicated sortase system response regulator produces the protein MGRSIAIVEDEPLIRANYVEALNRFGYDTRGYGSRQEASNAFTIRLPELVIIDIGLGDEPEGGFDLCRELRAKSATLPIIFLTARDSDFDVISGLRLGADDYLSKDTSLHQLAARIAALFRRIESLKTPTSSETVIGHGPLKLESERMRITWNEVEVPLTVTEFWMVHTLVRFPGHVKNRDQLMREAELVVDDATITSHIKRIRKKFIAVAPEFDAIETVHGVGYRWRP, from the coding sequence ATGGGCCGCAGCATCGCCATCGTCGAAGACGAACCCCTGATCCGTGCCAACTACGTCGAGGCGCTCAACCGCTTTGGCTACGACACCCGCGGTTACGGCTCGCGGCAAGAGGCGTCCAACGCCTTCACCATCCGGCTACCGGAGTTGGTGATCATCGATATCGGTTTGGGCGATGAGCCGGAAGGTGGTTTCGATCTCTGTCGTGAACTGCGCGCCAAATCGGCCACGCTGCCCATCATCTTCCTCACGGCTCGCGATTCAGACTTCGACGTGATTTCCGGCCTGCGTTTGGGCGCGGACGATTACCTCAGCAAGGACACCAGCCTGCATCAGTTGGCTGCCCGCATTGCCGCCTTGTTCCGCCGGATCGAATCACTGAAAACACCCACTTCCAGCGAAACGGTGATTGGCCACGGCCCGCTCAAGCTCGAATCCGAGCGTATGCGCATCACCTGGAACGAGGTAGAAGTGCCGCTCACCGTGACCGAATTCTGGATGGTGCACACGCTGGTGCGCTTCCCAGGCCACGTGAAAAATCGCGATCAACTTATGCGCGAAGCGGAGCTGGTGGTGGATGATGCCACTATCACTTCGCACATCAAACGCATCCGCAAGAAATTCATTGCGGTGGCCCCGGAATTCGATGCCATCGAAACCGTACATGGCGTTGGCTACCGGTGGCGTCCATGA
- a CDS encoding ATP-binding protein gives MSLRQKLLLVALCTLALPVAGWLYVRQMETLLRQGQEQALTATATAVARSLAVTDVPLPQPGNGWYVQQAISPITIDGYGDDWALMTPWSQPLGKRGKLLLAEDDNGFYVYVDVRAVHRTRADAGDPNALSADHLILDLAQGSQHRRYLIASAAPGGFTALTLDPPAGDLPDRIVGQWQEDGSGYRVEWRLPRGLGLSALGVGVYTAVDGGDSLAADVRPLWRYSPDLAQELSRMAPEDTRARLIAPSGWLLAQSGRLTTSGPQPGWLSSIIYRSLLANPLEEAELWTADVPRLDLPEVQSARTGQATIVWRQGEERDSVVLATTVPVERDRTVVGVLLLEQASRAVPLLANRAFLSLLLTSFGVMLVAGAILLLFATSLSLRLGRLRDAVERAQLNDGRLDGQMIQGYFPMVESNDEIGDLARSFQKLFEAVGGYTDYLRTLASKLSHELNTPLAIVKSSLDNLEHAELSDEAQPYLARARDGVARLGTLVRAMSEANRMERAIAAAEPEDVDLVDVVRGCADAYRPLAGARLLECVLPDQPMHLHGAPELIAQALDKLFDNALSFTPVDGWLRLSLRPFDGGTEIELANQGPLLPAAMQGRLFDSLVSLRDKATPGDAPHLGLGLYVVRLVVERHSGVASARNLEDGSGVAFSLRLHGMPRQRLAG, from the coding sequence ATGAGCCTCCGCCAAAAACTGCTGCTGGTTGCCCTATGTACGCTCGCATTGCCGGTGGCCGGCTGGCTGTACGTGCGCCAGATGGAAACCCTGCTGCGCCAGGGGCAGGAACAGGCGCTGACAGCGACGGCGACAGCCGTGGCGCGCAGTCTTGCCGTGACCGATGTGCCGCTACCACAGCCTGGCAATGGCTGGTATGTGCAACAGGCGATAAGTCCCATCACCATCGACGGCTACGGCGATGACTGGGCACTGATGACGCCGTGGAGCCAGCCGCTGGGCAAACGCGGCAAGTTGCTGCTGGCGGAGGACGACAATGGTTTTTATGTCTACGTCGACGTACGTGCAGTGCATCGCACACGCGCCGATGCGGGCGACCCCAACGCGCTTTCGGCTGATCATCTGATTCTGGATCTGGCGCAAGGCTCGCAACATCGCCGTTATCTGATCGCGAGTGCCGCGCCGGGCGGCTTCACGGCATTGACCCTTGATCCACCCGCCGGCGATCTGCCTGACAGGATCGTTGGCCAATGGCAGGAAGATGGCAGCGGTTACCGCGTCGAATGGCGTTTGCCGCGCGGTCTCGGACTCAGCGCGCTAGGCGTAGGCGTCTACACCGCGGTGGATGGCGGTGACTCCCTTGCCGCCGACGTGCGTCCGCTCTGGCGTTATTCACCGGATCTCGCACAGGAATTGTCACGCATGGCGCCGGAGGACACGCGTGCGCGTCTCATAGCACCGTCCGGCTGGCTGTTGGCGCAGAGCGGGCGCCTGACGACCTCTGGTCCGCAGCCGGGTTGGTTGTCTTCGATCATCTACCGTTCGTTGTTAGCCAACCCACTCGAGGAAGCCGAGCTTTGGACGGCCGATGTGCCGCGCCTGGATTTGCCGGAAGTACAAAGTGCTCGTACCGGTCAGGCGACTATCGTCTGGCGTCAAGGTGAGGAACGCGACAGCGTTGTGCTTGCAACGACTGTGCCGGTTGAACGTGATCGCACGGTGGTTGGCGTGTTGCTGCTGGAGCAGGCCAGTCGCGCGGTGCCACTGTTGGCCAATCGCGCATTCCTGAGCCTGCTGTTGACCAGTTTTGGTGTGATGCTGGTAGCAGGCGCGATTCTGTTGCTGTTTGCGACGAGCCTCAGTCTTCGTCTTGGCCGGTTGCGCGATGCGGTCGAGCGTGCCCAGCTCAACGATGGGCGTTTGGACGGCCAGATGATTCAAGGCTATTTCCCGATGGTGGAGTCCAACGACGAGATCGGCGATCTGGCCCGCAGCTTCCAGAAATTGTTCGAAGCGGTTGGCGGCTATACCGATTACCTGCGCACACTGGCCTCGAAACTGTCGCACGAACTCAACACGCCGCTGGCGATTGTGAAGTCGTCGCTGGACAACCTTGAACATGCCGAATTGTCCGATGAGGCCCAGCCCTATCTGGCACGGGCACGCGACGGCGTAGCACGATTGGGCACACTCGTGCGCGCAATGAGCGAGGCCAACAGGATGGAGCGGGCGATTGCCGCCGCCGAGCCCGAAGATGTCGATCTGGTCGACGTGGTGCGAGGCTGTGCCGATGCCTATCGACCCCTGGCCGGCGCGCGTCTGCTGGAATGCGTGTTGCCTGATCAGCCCATGCATTTGCATGGCGCCCCGGAATTGATCGCCCAGGCGTTGGACAAGCTGTTCGACAACGCCTTGTCATTCACTCCCGTCGACGGTTGGTTACGGTTGAGTCTGCGGCCCTTCGATGGCGGCACCGAGATCGAATTGGCGAACCAGGGTCCCCTCTTACCAGCCGCCATGCAGGGGCGACTATTCGATTCACTGGTCAGTCTGCGCGACAAAGCCACCCCAGGCGATGCGCCGCATCTCGGGTTGGGCCTTTATGTGGTGCGGTTGGTGGTCGAGCGGCACAGTGGGGTTGCCTCGGCACGGAATCTGGAGGACGGCAGCGGAGTCGCTTTCAGCCTGCGCTTGCACGGAATGCCTAGGCAACGGCTAGCCGGTTAA
- the rpe gene encoding ribulose-phosphate 3-epimerase has translation MSKQSPVIAPSILSADFARLGEDTAKVLAAGGDWVHYDVMDNHYVPNLTMGPMVLKALRDYGITAPIDVHLMVKPVDRIVPDFAKAGATRISFHPEATEHVDRTLALIKDSGCEAGLVFNPATPLNWLDHVLDKLDLVLIMSVNPGFGGQTFIHEALNKLRAVRQRIDQSGLPIRLEVDGGVTADNIGEIAAAGADTFVAGSAIFGAANYQAVIHKMRAALDGDTYSALP, from the coding sequence ATGAGCAAGCAATCCCCTGTCATCGCCCCTTCCATTCTTTCCGCCGATTTCGCGCGACTGGGCGAGGACACCGCCAAGGTGTTGGCCGCCGGCGGTGACTGGGTGCACTACGATGTGATGGACAATCATTACGTACCCAACCTCACCATGGGGCCCATGGTGCTGAAGGCATTGCGCGATTACGGCATTACCGCACCGATCGATGTGCACTTGATGGTGAAACCAGTGGATCGCATCGTGCCGGATTTCGCCAAGGCCGGCGCAACCCGCATCAGCTTCCACCCAGAAGCCACCGAGCACGTCGACCGCACCCTTGCCCTGATCAAGGATTCCGGTTGCGAAGCAGGGTTGGTCTTCAATCCCGCCACGCCACTGAACTGGCTCGATCACGTACTCGACAAGCTTGATTTGGTGCTGATCATGTCGGTGAACCCGGGCTTCGGCGGGCAGACATTCATCCACGAAGCGCTCAACAAACTGCGCGCGGTACGCCAGCGCATCGATCAAAGCGGTCTACCGATCCGCCTCGAAGTGGATGGCGGTGTCACGGCCGACAACATCGGTGAGATCGCGGCAGCAGGCGCCGACACCTTCGTGGCCGGATCGGCCATCTTCGGCGCAGCCAATTACCAGGCCGTGATCCACAAGATGCGTGCTGCCCTCGACGGCGATACTTATTCAGCGTTGCCTTAA
- the tkt gene encoding transketolase, protein MTSRRELANAVRALAMDAVEAANSGHPGMPMGMADIAEVLWNDFLKFNPGNPRWPNRDRFVLSNGHGSMLQYALLHLTGYDLPMAELKRFRQLHSKTAGHPEASETPGVETTTGPLGQGLANSVGFALAEKVLAAHFNRPGHAIVDHHTYVFLGDGCLMEGVSHEVASLAGTWKLGKLIAIYDDNNISIDGEVEGWFTDDTAKRFEAYGWNVIGVVDGHNADAVKRALEQATSQSEKPTLIICKTIIGFGAPNKQGKEESHGAALGKAEVAAARDMLDWRYAPFEIPTDIYAGWDKKVVGAEREQQWNDVFAKYKAEHPELAAEFSRRIAGELPADWAEKSQAYIEKMQTEGPDVASRKASQMTLDAFGPLLPELVGGSADLAGSNLTMWKGSKNITGPDGNYVHYGVREFGMSAIANGFALHGGFLPYDGTFLVFSDYARNAVRMSCLIPAHVIHVYTHDSIGLGEDGPTHQPIEHLGSLRLIPNNRVWRPCDVVESVVSWKAAIERKNNPSCLIFSRQTLKHQQRTPRQVSDILRGAYVLSDPADTQFKAILIATGSEVELAMEAARTLAQQNVPVRVVSMPCTEAFDAQPLEYREGVLPGWCRARVAVEAASVDYWFKYVGLDGEVVGMTTFGGSAPAPALFEHFGFTVGHVVDAVKRVIG, encoded by the coding sequence ATGACTTCCCGTCGCGAACTCGCCAACGCCGTCCGCGCCCTGGCCATGGATGCTGTGGAGGCAGCCAATTCCGGCCACCCCGGCATGCCGATGGGCATGGCCGACATCGCCGAAGTGCTGTGGAACGACTTCCTGAAGTTCAACCCCGGCAACCCGAGGTGGCCCAATCGCGACCGTTTTGTGCTGTCCAACGGCCACGGTTCGATGCTGCAGTACGCCCTGTTGCATCTCACCGGCTACGACCTGCCCATGGCTGAGCTCAAGCGTTTCCGCCAGCTTCATTCCAAGACCGCCGGCCATCCGGAAGCCAGCGAAACCCCAGGCGTGGAAACCACCACCGGACCGCTAGGCCAGGGCTTGGCCAATTCGGTCGGTTTTGCGCTGGCAGAAAAAGTCCTGGCGGCGCATTTCAACCGCCCGGGCCACGCCATCGTCGATCACCACACCTACGTATTCCTGGGCGATGGCTGCCTGATGGAAGGCGTTTCGCACGAAGTCGCCTCGCTGGCAGGTACCTGGAAGCTGGGCAAACTGATCGCCATCTACGACGACAACAACATTTCCATCGACGGTGAAGTGGAAGGCTGGTTCACCGACGATACCGCCAAGCGTTTCGAAGCCTACGGTTGGAATGTCATCGGCGTGGTGGATGGCCACAACGCTGACGCGGTGAAGAGGGCGCTGGAGCAAGCGACTTCGCAGAGCGAAAAACCCACGTTGATCATTTGCAAGACCATCATCGGCTTCGGTGCCCCGAACAAGCAGGGCAAGGAAGAAAGCCATGGCGCCGCGCTTGGCAAGGCCGAAGTGGCCGCTGCCCGCGACATGCTCGACTGGCGCTATGCGCCGTTCGAAATTCCTACCGACATCTACGCTGGTTGGGACAAAAAAGTCGTCGGCGCAGAGCGCGAACAGCAGTGGAACGATGTCTTTGCGAAATACAAAGCGGAGCATCCGGAACTCGCTGCGGAATTCAGCCGCCGCATCGCTGGTGAACTGCCGGCCGATTGGGCGGAAAAGTCGCAGGCGTATATCGAAAAAATGCAGACCGAAGGTCCGGACGTGGCTTCGCGCAAGGCTTCGCAGATGACACTGGATGCCTTCGGTCCGCTGCTGCCGGAGCTGGTCGGCGGTTCGGCAGACCTGGCAGGTTCCAACCTCACCATGTGGAAGGGCAGCAAAAACATCACTGGCCCTGATGGTAATTACGTTCATTACGGCGTGCGCGAGTTCGGCATGAGTGCGATTGCCAATGGTTTCGCATTGCACGGCGGCTTCCTGCCGTACGACGGCACCTTTCTGGTGTTCTCCGATTACGCCCGCAACGCTGTGCGCATGAGCTGCCTGATTCCGGCACATGTTATTCACGTCTACACGCACGATTCGATCGGTTTGGGCGAGGATGGTCCGACCCACCAGCCGATCGAACACCTCGGCTCGTTGCGTCTGATCCCGAACAACCGCGTGTGGCGTCCGTGCGACGTGGTGGAATCGGTGGTGTCCTGGAAGGCCGCGATCGAGCGCAAGAATAATCCATCCTGCCTGATCTTCTCGCGCCAGACGCTCAAGCATCAGCAGCGTACGCCGCGGCAGGTATCCGACATCTTGCGTGGTGCGTACGTGCTTTCCGATCCGGCCGATACCCAGTTCAAGGCGATCCTGATCGCTACAGGTTCCGAAGTGGAATTGGCGATGGAAGCGGCCCGCACGCTGGCACAGCAGAACGTGCCGGTGCGCGTGGTGTCGATGCCGTGCACGGAAGCGTTCGATGCCCAACCGCTGGAATACCGCGAAGGCGTGCTGCCAGGCTGGTGTCGTGCACGCGTGGCGGTGGAAGCCGCTAGCGTGGACTACTGGTTCAAGTACGTTGGCCTAGATGGTGAAGTGGTTGGCATGACCACCTTTGGCGGATCTGCGCCGGCGCCGGCCTTGTTCGAGCACTTTGGTTTCACCGTTGGCCACGTGGTGGATGCGGTGAAGCGCGTCATCGGTTGA
- a CDS encoding DUF1120 domain-containing protein translates to MKNLSKLVLASSLVLAASTAFAESVDFTVSGTISPSACVPTLSGNFEFGTINSTTLKLDTSYEGIKTVAAKDLYLNVACSAATSFALSATDNKAGTVSNNVAGQLPEAFGLGQANGKNIGGYLVGLRSAVGDSGPVKTFKATDDTATTWAVSYNLDARGNYTRFGLSADTYNSYSSILAALSVQPLFDADIDLSNEITLDGSATIEIKYL, encoded by the coding sequence ATGAAAAACCTTTCGAAACTCGTTCTGGCTTCGAGCTTGGTGCTCGCCGCATCCACCGCATTCGCCGAAAGCGTCGATTTCACTGTATCGGGCACCATCTCTCCCTCGGCGTGCGTACCGACTCTTTCGGGAAACTTCGAATTTGGAACCATCAACTCAACGACACTTAAGCTCGATACATCCTATGAAGGCATCAAAACCGTGGCCGCCAAGGATCTATATTTGAACGTAGCCTGCTCAGCAGCCACATCATTTGCGCTTTCTGCCACGGACAACAAGGCGGGAACCGTGAGCAACAACGTCGCCGGCCAACTCCCCGAAGCATTTGGCCTAGGTCAAGCCAATGGCAAGAACATAGGCGGCTACCTGGTAGGCTTGCGGTCCGCCGTTGGAGACAGCGGACCGGTCAAGACTTTCAAAGCCACGGACGACACGGCGACAACCTGGGCCGTAAGTTATAACCTCGATGCGCGCGGAAACTACACTCGTTTCGGCTTGAGCGCGGACACGTATAACAGCTACAGCAGTATCCTTGCCGCACTCTCTGTCCAGCCACTCTTTGACGCAGACATTGATTTAAGCAACGAGATCACCCTGGATGGCTCGGCAACGATTGAAATTAAGTATCTGTAA
- a CDS encoding phosphoribosylaminoimidazolesuccinocarboxamide synthase, whose translation MPTTLLQSNLPGLELIHRGKVRDVHALPGQRLLIVATDRLSAFDVVLPDPIPGKGEMLTQISNFWFGKTAHIMPNHLMHAPLDEVLPKDSDLALYSKRSVVTKRLKPVPVEAIARGYLIGSGWKDYQATGLLCGIKLPAGLHQAEQLPEPIFTPSTKAAVGDHDENVSFDTVVTAVGKELAEQIRDATLAIYKWAAVYAAERGIIIADTKFEFGTDENGKLYVMDEMLTPDSSRFWPADQYQVGISPPSYDKQFVRDYLETLDWNKKAPGPHVPADVIAGTAAKYTEALQRLAGITLD comes from the coding sequence GTGCCCACGACCCTGCTGCAATCGAACTTGCCCGGCCTGGAACTGATCCATCGCGGCAAGGTGCGTGACGTCCATGCCCTGCCCGGCCAGCGATTGCTGATCGTCGCCACCGACCGACTGTCCGCCTTCGACGTGGTGCTGCCCGATCCGATTCCAGGCAAGGGCGAAATGCTTACCCAGATTTCCAATTTCTGGTTCGGCAAGACCGCACACATCATGCCCAACCATCTCATGCATGCCCCACTGGATGAAGTCCTGCCAAAGGATTCGGACCTTGCGCTGTATAGCAAGCGTTCCGTGGTCACCAAGCGACTGAAACCGGTGCCGGTGGAAGCGATTGCACGCGGATATCTCATCGGCTCGGGCTGGAAGGATTACCAGGCCACCGGATTGCTGTGCGGCATCAAGCTACCAGCGGGCCTGCATCAGGCCGAGCAGTTGCCGGAACCGATCTTTACACCATCGACCAAGGCTGCCGTAGGTGACCACGACGAGAATGTGAGCTTCGACACCGTCGTGACTGCCGTCGGCAAGGAGCTGGCCGAACAAATTCGCGACGCCACACTGGCCATCTACAAATGGGCCGCTGTTTATGCTGCTGAACGCGGCATCATCATCGCTGACACCAAGTTTGAATTCGGCACGGATGAAAACGGCAAGCTGTATGTGATGGACGAAATGCTGACACCCGATTCCTCGCGCTTCTGGCCAGCGGATCAGTACCAGGTCGGCATCAGCCCACCGAGCTACGACAAGCAGTTTGTGCGCGACTATCTGGAAACGCTGGACTGGAACAAGAAGGCACCCGGCCCGCATGTGCCGGCGGACGTGATTGCCGGCACGGCCGCCAAATACACCGAGGCGTTGCAGCGTCTCGCTGGCATCACCCTGGATTGA
- a CDS encoding c-type cytochrome yields MRTVLLAALGLTGALSVLATDMPPKPMRLGLCAACHGETGMAQIPGAPNLAGQRLDYLRKALKDYRDGSRDVPLMRAAIGPVSDADLDQLVRWYSAQPPQPQAATTP; encoded by the coding sequence ATGCGAACCGTACTCCTCGCGGCACTTGGTCTGACCGGTGCCTTGTCAGTGCTTGCCACCGATATGCCACCCAAGCCGATGCGCTTGGGTTTGTGCGCGGCCTGCCACGGTGAAACCGGCATGGCGCAGATTCCCGGCGCGCCGAATTTGGCCGGTCAACGGCTGGATTACCTGCGCAAGGCATTGAAGGATTACCGCGACGGCAGTCGCGATGTACCACTGATGCGTGCGGCGATCGGTCCGGTGAGTGATGCCGATCTGGATCAGCTCGTACGCTGGTACAGCGCACAGCCACCCCAACCACAGGCCGCCACGACGCCATGA
- a CDS encoding Mpo1-like protein: MATFEPGTRNMRDWLDSYSRDHQHPINRLLHWICVPLIVWSAIAMMWTIPVPEAWFRPGSWAVLAIVLSFTWYWKHSHRLGAALLMVLAIFALSCFWAFQHYGPSTLLRIGIGVFVVAWIGQFIGHLIEGRRPSFLTDLAYLLVGPAWLMDKLMRRFGFKETP, encoded by the coding sequence ATGGCAACGTTCGAACCAGGCACCCGCAACATGCGCGACTGGCTCGACAGCTACAGCCGCGATCACCAGCATCCCATCAACCGGCTACTGCACTGGATCTGCGTCCCACTGATCGTGTGGAGTGCCATCGCGATGATGTGGACGATTCCCGTGCCGGAGGCATGGTTTCGCCCCGGCTCCTGGGCGGTATTGGCGATCGTGCTGTCCTTCACCTGGTACTGGAAACATTCGCATCGGCTCGGCGCCGCATTGCTCATGGTGCTGGCGATCTTTGCCTTGAGCTGCTTCTGGGCGTTTCAGCACTACGGCCCGTCGACGCTGCTGCGAATTGGCATCGGCGTATTCGTCGTGGCGTGGATCGGCCAGTTCATTGGCCATCTGATCGAAGGGCGTCGGCCAAGCTTTCTTACCGACCTTGCTTACCTGCTTGTCGGCCCGGCTTGGTTGATGGATAAACTGATGCGTCGCTTTGGCTTCAAGGAAACCCCATGA
- the djlA gene encoding co-chaperone DjlA — translation MSYMYTFWFAMAGLLFGHDLVGAGVGAIVGFVLDNLRFSQRRTATPESGGYVSPLFALLGAIAKSDGRVSEAEIAIAESVMARMGLDGNARQQAISAFNVGKQPEFDVTGPINALRQWVGLRRDHAFPVLDVVIETVLAGGHPPPEKMAILRQLASALRVSDMELMALMAMKGYVWQGTAGARGYGHGPGGYVPPQRNPQGPDPYAVLGVARDADDRAIKRAYRKLISEHHPDRLGDLPEEMRKRAEARASEINAAYERIKAERGFK, via the coding sequence ATGAGCTACATGTACACCTTCTGGTTCGCCATGGCGGGCCTGTTGTTTGGCCACGACCTGGTAGGGGCTGGCGTGGGAGCGATTGTCGGCTTCGTGCTCGACAACCTGCGCTTCAGCCAGCGTCGAACTGCGACTCCCGAATCTGGCGGCTATGTGTCCCCGCTCTTTGCGCTGCTGGGGGCGATCGCCAAATCCGATGGCCGCGTTTCCGAAGCGGAAATAGCCATCGCCGAGAGCGTGATGGCGCGCATGGGGCTGGACGGGAACGCGCGTCAGCAGGCCATCAGTGCGTTCAATGTGGGCAAGCAACCCGAGTTCGATGTCACCGGACCGATCAATGCACTGCGCCAATGGGTCGGCCTGCGTCGCGATCACGCCTTCCCCGTGCTGGATGTGGTGATTGAAACGGTGCTGGCCGGAGGCCATCCGCCACCCGAAAAAATGGCGATTCTCCGCCAGCTTGCTTCCGCCTTGCGGGTCAGCGATATGGAGCTGATGGCCCTGATGGCGATGAAGGGTTATGTCTGGCAGGGCACGGCCGGTGCACGCGGTTATGGTCATGGACCGGGCGGCTACGTGCCACCGCAACGCAATCCGCAGGGGCCAGATCCTTACGCGGTGCTTGGCGTTGCACGCGACGCGGATGACCGTGCCATCAAGCGCGCCTATCGAAAGCTGATCTCCGAGCATCACCCCGACCGCCTCGGCGACCTGCCCGAAGAGATGCGCAAGCGCGCCGAGGCCCGTGCCAGCGAAATCAATGCGGCGTACGAGCGGATCAAGGCGGAGCGTGGGTTCAAGTAA